In Bosea vestrisii, the following are encoded in one genomic region:
- a CDS encoding Lnb N-terminal periplasmic domain-containing protein, with amino-acid sequence MRRLLLVLLQLLLTLVVLGAASWGAGLLVFRLPGAIGIAAAIGFGLAGLAGAIGLWTGAPRLPLAFAILFVSLLGWWGSMKPSHERNWIPELARLPQMSVADNSLTVTNLRHFTWRTESDYDQRWETRSYDLSRIQGADLFLSYWSGEAIAHLLISFTFADSQPLTFSIEVRREQGEEWSALAGFFRSYEMAYVAADERDLIGLRTQARGEDTRLFRLAATPQQARDLLLAYAKDINELAQTPRWYNTLTTNCTTVVYHLVGQVAPGWKFSLPLDPRVLLSGYLTGYLRDIGAVRQDLPLDELVKLGRIGEKARALAPDSPEFSRVIREGVPAARN; translated from the coding sequence ATGCGCCGCCTCCTTCTCGTTTTGCTCCAGCTTCTCCTGACCCTCGTCGTTCTCGGCGCCGCCAGCTGGGGCGCCGGGCTGCTCGTGTTCCGGCTGCCGGGCGCAATCGGCATCGCTGCTGCGATCGGCTTTGGCCTTGCCGGGCTCGCCGGCGCCATCGGGCTCTGGACCGGCGCGCCGCGGCTGCCGCTCGCCTTCGCCATCCTGTTCGTCAGCCTGCTCGGCTGGTGGGGCAGCATGAAGCCCTCGCATGAGCGGAACTGGATTCCGGAGCTGGCGCGCCTGCCGCAGATGAGCGTCGCTGATAACAGCCTGACGGTGACCAATCTGCGCCATTTCACCTGGCGCACCGAGAGCGACTACGACCAGCGCTGGGAAACCCGGAGCTACGATCTCTCGCGGATCCAGGGTGCCGATCTCTTCCTGTCCTATTGGTCGGGCGAGGCGATCGCGCATCTCCTGATCAGCTTCACCTTCGCCGACAGCCAACCGCTGACGTTCTCGATCGAGGTCCGGCGCGAACAGGGCGAGGAATGGTCGGCGCTGGCCGGCTTCTTCCGCAGTTACGAGATGGCCTATGTCGCGGCCGACGAGCGCGACCTGATCGGCCTCAGGACCCAGGCCCGCGGCGAGGATACCCGCCTGTTCCGGCTTGCCGCGACGCCGCAGCAGGCGCGCGACCTGCTGCTCGCCTATGCCAAGGATATCAACGAGCTGGCTCAGACGCCGCGCTGGTACAACACGCTGACCACCAACTGCACCACCGTGGTCTACCATCTCGTCGGCCAGGTCGCGCCCGGCTGGAAGTTCTCGCTGCCGCTCGACCCGCGGGTGCTGCTCTCCGGCTACCTGACCGGCTATCTCAGGGATATCGGCGCGGTGCGCCAGGACCTGCCGCTCGACGAACTGGTCAAGCTCGGCCGGATCGGCGAGAAGGCCCGCGCCCTTGCGCCCGACAGCCCCGAATTCTCCCGCGTCATCCGCGAGGGTGTTCCGGCCGCACGGAACTGA
- a CDS encoding phosphoenolpyruvate carboxykinase, with product METIGHVNPNSGADKFGFRELKAIYWNFEAARLYEESLRRGESQLARGGALCADTGTHTGRSPKDKFVVKDALTEKSVWWENNGAISSEQFETLLGDFIKHAEGKELFAQDLYGGADPTHRVKARVFTELAWHSLFIRNLLIRPEASEIAGYVPELTIVDLPSFKADPKRHGCRSETVIAIDFSRKIVLIGGSAYAGEMKKSVFTYLNYTLPAKGVVPMHCSANVGSKNDPAIFFGLSGTGKTTLSADPDRTLIGDDEHGWSKDGIFNFEGGCYAKTIRLSAEAEPQIYAASQRFGTVLENIVMDPISREVDFDDESKTENTRSAYPLDAIPNASRSGRAGTPKNIVMLTADAFGVMPPIAKLTPAEAMYHFLSGYTAKVAGTERGLVGVQPEFSTCFGSPFLPRHPSEYANLLRDFIAKHHVDCWLVNTGWTGGGYGTGRRMPIRVTRRLLTAALDGSLNRADFRRDPYFGFAVPTSVPGVEPHILYPVKTWQDKAAFAETAKKLIGMFAENFAKFEPHVDDAVKAAAPTSSLAA from the coding sequence GTGGAGACCATCGGTCACGTCAACCCGAACAGCGGCGCCGACAAATTCGGCTTCCGCGAGCTCAAGGCGATCTACTGGAATTTCGAGGCGGCGCGCCTCTACGAGGAATCGCTGCGGCGCGGTGAATCGCAGCTCGCTCGCGGCGGCGCGCTCTGCGCCGATACCGGCACGCATACCGGCCGCTCGCCCAAGGACAAGTTCGTCGTCAAGGACGCGCTGACCGAGAAGAGCGTCTGGTGGGAGAACAACGGCGCGATCTCGTCGGAGCAGTTCGAGACCCTGCTCGGCGACTTCATCAAGCACGCTGAGGGCAAGGAGCTGTTCGCGCAGGACCTCTATGGCGGCGCCGATCCGACCCACCGGGTGAAGGCACGGGTCTTCACCGAACTCGCCTGGCACTCGCTCTTCATCCGCAACCTCCTGATTCGGCCCGAGGCGAGCGAGATCGCAGGTTATGTGCCCGAGCTGACGATCGTCGACCTGCCGAGCTTCAAGGCCGACCCGAAGCGCCATGGCTGCCGCAGCGAGACCGTGATCGCGATCGATTTCTCCCGCAAGATCGTGCTGATCGGCGGCTCCGCCTATGCCGGCGAGATGAAGAAATCGGTCTTCACCTATCTGAACTACACGCTGCCTGCTAAGGGCGTGGTGCCGATGCACTGCTCGGCCAATGTCGGGTCCAAGAACGACCCGGCGATCTTCTTCGGCCTGTCCGGCACCGGCAAGACGACGCTCTCGGCCGATCCTGACCGCACCCTGATCGGCGATGACGAGCATGGCTGGTCGAAGGACGGCATCTTCAACTTCGAGGGCGGCTGCTACGCCAAGACGATCCGCCTCTCGGCCGAGGCCGAGCCGCAGATCTATGCGGCGTCGCAGCGCTTCGGCACCGTGCTCGAGAACATCGTCATGGATCCGATCTCGCGCGAGGTCGATTTCGACGATGAGAGCAAGACCGAGAACACCCGCTCGGCCTATCCGCTCGACGCCATCCCGAACGCCTCGCGCTCGGGCCGCGCCGGCACGCCGAAGAACATCGTGATGCTGACCGCCGACGCCTTCGGCGTGATGCCGCCGATCGCCAAGCTGACTCCGGCCGAGGCGATGTACCACTTCCTCTCCGGCTACACCGCCAAGGTCGCCGGCACCGAGCGCGGGCTCGTCGGCGTCCAGCCGGAATTCTCGACCTGCTTCGGCTCGCCCTTCCTGCCGCGTCATCCGTCTGAGTATGCCAACCTGCTGCGCGACTTCATCGCCAAGCACCATGTCGATTGCTGGCTGGTGAACACCGGCTGGACCGGCGGCGGCTATGGCACCGGCCGGCGCATGCCGATCCGCGTGACCCGCCGCCTGCTGACCGCGGCCCTCGACGGCTCACTCAATCGCGCCGATTTCCGCCGCGATCCGTATTTCGGCTTTGCGGTGCCGACCTCGGTGCCCGGCGTCGAGCCCCACATCCTCTATCCCGTGAAGACTTGGCAGGACAAAGCCGCCTTCGCCGAAACCGCGAAGAAGCTGATCGGCATGTTCGCGGAGAATTTCGCGAAGTTCGAGCCTCATGTCGACGACGCGGTGAAGGCCGCCGCGCCGACGAGCTCGCTCGCGGCTTGA
- a CDS encoding HugZ family protein: MATDPIRPTDASARGLARGLLRSARSASLATLTPDGHPFASLTSLATDIDGTPLILVSSLSGHTGNLIADPRCSLLIAPGGKGDPLAHARITLIATAETIDRETDLGRRVRRRFLARQPKASLYVDFPDFSFFALRLQRASLNGGFGRAYELEAGDVLSDCSQAGALIEAEEGAVEHMNEDHADAIQLYATNLLGGEEGAWRLSGLDPDGADLMLGDRALRLAFDEPATTPDALRNTLVALAGKARSAA, encoded by the coding sequence ATGGCGACCGATCCGATCAGGCCGACCGATGCCAGCGCGCGCGGACTCGCAAGAGGGCTGCTGCGCAGCGCACGCTCGGCTTCCCTTGCGACGCTGACGCCGGACGGGCACCCCTTCGCCAGCCTGACCAGCCTGGCGACCGATATCGATGGGACGCCGCTGATCCTGGTCTCTTCGCTGTCGGGGCACACGGGCAACCTGATCGCCGATCCGCGCTGCTCGCTGCTGATCGCGCCCGGCGGCAAGGGTGACCCGCTCGCCCATGCGCGGATCACGCTCATTGCCACGGCCGAGACGATCGACCGCGAGACGGATCTCGGCCGGCGCGTGCGGCGCCGCTTCCTGGCGCGCCAGCCGAAAGCCTCGCTCTATGTCGATTTCCCCGACTTCTCCTTCTTCGCGCTCAGGCTCCAGCGCGCCAGCCTCAATGGCGGCTTCGGCCGGGCCTATGAACTCGAGGCCGGCGACGTGCTCAGCGACTGCTCGCAGGCTGGGGCCCTGATCGAGGCCGAGGAAGGTGCGGTCGAGCACATGAACGAGGACCATGCGGACGCCATCCAGCTCTATGCGACGAACCTCCTCGGTGGCGAGGAAGGCGCCTGGCGCCTTTCCGGGCTCGACCCGGACGGCGCCGATCTGATGCTCGGCGACAGGGCGCTGCGCCTTGCCTTCGACGAGCCGGCGACGACACCGGACGCGCTTCGCAACACCCTGGTTGCGCTTGCCGGAAAGGCTCGCAGCGCCGCGTGA
- a CDS encoding sensor histidine kinase: MATIEQEGARAGGPRTGLTLRRRAALFGRRVWRAISGRAASSLTRRIVVLNLAGLVALLVGFLYLNQFREGLIEARVQSLLTQGEIIAGAIAASATVETDTIAIDPDKLLQMQAGESGAIAEDPLDFSINPEKVAPLLRRLVTPTKTRARIYDKDGMLTLDSRNLYSRGDILRLDLPRIGESDEPPLFERTWNMFRNRLGRADVPAYDDFANANGRSYTEVARALAGSPASVVRVNTRGETIVSVAVPVQRFRAVRGALLLSTQGGDIDAVIASERYAIFQVFAVASGVMIVLSVLLAGTIAEPIRKLADAAQRVRRGVKSREEVPDFSSRHDEIGHLSGSFREMTQALYNRMEAIERFAADVAHELKNPLTSLRSAVETLPLAKNDDSRGRLLAVIRHDVKRLDRLITDISEASRLDAELARDDTAPLDVAQLIEGVVSVQNEIRREGQPAVELSVDRRGQRPGADPFHVLGHDSRLGQVIVNLIENARSFSPADKPVRVKLSRVAGDVLITVEDDGPGIPPHALERIFERFYTDRPESGFGQNSGLGLSISRQIVEAHRGTIRAENRYATEQSEGEDKRLGARFIVRLPAAAQAA; the protein is encoded by the coding sequence ATGGCTACGATCGAACAGGAAGGCGCCCGCGCCGGTGGGCCGCGCACGGGGCTGACGCTGCGCCGCCGTGCCGCGCTGTTCGGCCGCCGCGTGTGGCGCGCCATCTCCGGGCGGGCCGCCTCGAGCCTGACCCGTCGCATCGTCGTCCTGAATCTCGCCGGTCTCGTCGCCCTGCTCGTCGGGTTTCTCTATCTCAACCAGTTCCGGGAGGGTCTGATCGAGGCGCGCGTGCAGAGCCTGCTGACGCAGGGCGAGATCATCGCCGGCGCCATCGCTGCCTCCGCCACGGTCGAGACCGACACGATCGCGATCGACCCGGACAAGCTCCTGCAGATGCAGGCCGGTGAGAGCGGCGCCATCGCCGAGGATCCGCTGGATTTCTCGATCAATCCCGAGAAGGTCGCCCCGCTTCTGCGCCGGCTGGTGACGCCGACCAAGACCCGCGCCCGCATCTACGACAAGGACGGGATGCTGACGCTCGATTCGCGCAATCTCTATTCGCGCGGCGACATCTTGCGGCTCGACCTGCCGCGTATCGGCGAGAGCGACGAGCCGCCGCTGTTCGAACGCACCTGGAACATGTTCCGCAATCGGCTCGGTCGCGCCGATGTGCCGGCCTATGACGATTTCGCCAACGCCAATGGCAGATCCTACACGGAGGTCGCCCGTGCGCTCGCCGGCTCGCCGGCGAGCGTGGTGCGGGTCAACACCCGCGGCGAGACGATCGTCTCGGTCGCGGTGCCGGTCCAGCGCTTCCGGGCCGTGCGCGGCGCATTGCTGCTCTCGACGCAAGGCGGCGACATCGATGCCGTCATCGCCTCCGAGCGCTACGCCATCTTCCAGGTCTTTGCAGTCGCCTCAGGCGTGATGATCGTGCTGTCGGTGCTGCTCGCCGGCACCATCGCCGAGCCGATCCGCAAGCTCGCCGATGCGGCTCAACGCGTCCGCCGCGGCGTCAAGTCGCGCGAGGAAGTCCCGGACTTCTCGAGCCGCCACGACGAGATCGGCCACCTCTCCGGCTCGTTCCGCGAGATGACCCAGGCACTGTACAATCGCATGGAGGCGATCGAGCGCTTCGCTGCCGACGTCGCCCATGAGCTCAAGAACCCGCTGACCTCGCTGCGCAGCGCCGTCGAAACCTTGCCGTTGGCGAAGAACGACGACTCGCGCGGCCGCCTGCTCGCGGTGATCCGCCACGACGTGAAACGGCTCGATCGACTGATCACCGACATCTCGGAGGCTTCGCGCCTCGATGCCGAGCTCGCGCGCGACGACACTGCTCCGCTGGATGTCGCCCAGCTCATCGAAGGAGTTGTCTCGGTCCAGAACGAGATTCGCCGGGAAGGCCAGCCAGCCGTCGAGCTCTCGGTCGACCGGCGCGGCCAGCGGCCCGGCGCCGATCCTTTCCACGTTCTCGGCCATGATTCCCGCCTCGGCCAGGTCATCGTCAACCTGATCGAAAACGCCCGCTCCTTCTCGCCGGCGGACAAGCCGGTCAGGGTCAAGTTGTCGCGCGTCGCCGGCGATGTGTTGATCACGGTCGAGGATGACGGCCCGGGCATCCCGCCGCATGCGCTGGAACGGATATTCGAGCGCTTCTACACCGACCGGCCGGAGAGCGGCTTTGGCCAGAATTCTGGGCTCGGCCTCTCGATCTCGCGCCAGATCGTCGAAGCCCATCGCGGTACGATCCGGGCCGAGAACCGCTATGCCACCGAGCAGTCCGAGGGCGAGGACAAGCGGCTCGGCGCTCGCTTCATCGTGCGTCTGCCGGCGGCGGCGCAAGCGGCATGA
- a CDS encoding HPr kinase/phosphorylase: protein MSNVPPLRLHASTVVVGEAGILIRGPSGAGKTSLALALIGMARIQGRFVRLVADDRTEITVRAGRVIAGPVSPIEGLVERRGLGLTPEPHLAGAVIRLVIDCGAEPERMPEPEALVETIAGVTLPRLCLLPRAGDERLVLAALALFAGPG from the coding sequence ATGAGCAACGTGCCGCCGCTTCGCCTGCACGCCAGCACCGTTGTTGTCGGCGAGGCCGGCATCCTGATCCGCGGCCCCTCGGGTGCCGGCAAGACGAGCCTCGCCTTGGCGCTGATCGGCATGGCGCGGATCCAGGGCCGCTTCGTCAGGCTGGTCGCCGATGACCGCACCGAAATCACCGTCCGCGCCGGCCGTGTCATCGCCGGACCGGTGTCGCCGATCGAGGGACTGGTCGAGCGGCGCGGCCTCGGACTGACCCCCGAACCGCATCTTGCCGGTGCGGTGATCCGCCTTGTAATCGATTGTGGCGCTGAGCCCGAACGCATGCCGGAGCCGGAGGCGCTGGTCGAGACCATCGCCGGCGTCACCCTGCCGCGGCTGTGCCTGCTTCCAAGGGCTGGCGACGAACGTCTAGTGCTCGCCGCGCTTGCGCTCTTTGCCGGTCCGGGGTGA
- a CDS encoding PTS sugar transporter subunit IIA yields MIGLVLVTHGHLATEFRAALEHVVGPQANLATIAIAPDDDMEGRRRDIIAAVEQVENGKGVIVLTDMFGGTPSNLAISVMEPGRIDVVAGVNLPMLIKLASVREEKTLDEAVSSAQDAGRKYITVASRVLAGK; encoded by the coding sequence ATGATCGGACTCGTGCTTGTCACGCATGGGCACCTGGCGACGGAATTCCGCGCCGCGCTCGAACATGTCGTCGGCCCTCAGGCCAACCTCGCCACCATCGCCATCGCCCCCGATGACGATATGGAGGGCCGCAGGCGTGACATCATCGCGGCGGTGGAGCAGGTCGAGAACGGCAAGGGTGTCATCGTCCTGACCGACATGTTCGGCGGCACACCCTCCAACCTCGCCATCTCGGTGATGGAGCCGGGCCGGATCGACGTCGTCGCCGGCGTCAACCTGCCGATGCTGATCAAGCTCGCCAGCGTGCGCGAGGAGAAGACCCTCGACGAAGCTGTCAGCAGCGCGCAGGATGCCGGCCGCAAGTATATCACGGTGGCCAGCCGCGTACTGGCGG